The genomic window TCACGGACGGCGCGCTCTGCTTCGGCCAGGTAGGCCTGCACACCGCGGTCCAGGCGCCCGCCGAAGCGCACTTCGATGACACGCTGGTGCAGAGCGTGCGCGGGTTCGAAGATGATTTCTCGGTGCCCGCGCTGGGCCGCTGGCGGCCGCTGGGCGGCTCGTGGGAGCCGCGCTCGGAGGAGGGCCGCCACGCCTGCGTGGCCACGGCCGACGCGCCGGCCAAGGCCGTCGCCGGGAGCTCCCGTTGGCGCGACTACACACTCGAGGCGGGCGTGCGCCTGCCCCAGCAGATGGTGCCCGCCACCGAAGTGGGCGTGGTCAGCCGGTATCTGGACGAGACGAACTACGCGCTGTTCGCCTGGCAGCCGGCCGCCGGGGCCGTGCGCTTCGAGGCCACGGTAGACGGCAAGCGGGTGGCCCAGGAGCACGCCATCGCCCACAAGGCCACGGCGGGGACCCGCCACGTCCTCAGCGTCGAGTGGCGGGGCGCCGTGGCCACGGCACATCTCGACGGGCAACCCGTGGCCAGCGCCTGGGTGCCCGGCCTGCCGCGCGGGGCCGTGGGGCTCTACGCCGCCGAAGCCCAGCAGCCGAGGTTCGAGGCCGTGCGCGTCCGCTTCCCCCTCCCTCCCGAGCCCGTGCTCACCACCCACGAGATCTTCTCCCGGGAACTGACCATGGAGGTCTGGGCCGGCGCCGCCAACGACTGGGAGCCCGTCTCCGAGGCCCTCGATGGCGTGCCGTCCGAGGTCTACTGGCACCGGGCCGACTTCTTCGGCGACGCGACCATGGAGATTGACCTCAAGGGCGAGGCGGCCCGCGCGGCGGCCGAGGGCAAGCAGCCACGGGCCGTGCGCCTGGTGCTCTCGGCCGACTCGCCGAAGACGGCGCTCTCGGGCTACAGCTTCGTGCTCACGTGGCCCGATGCCGCCAAGGGCGAGACCGCCTACCGCGCGCTCCTCACCCGCAACGGAGCCGAGGCCGCCCAACGCACCGTAGCCTTCGAGGCACCCGTGCGCCGCCTGCGCTTCGAGCGCTTGGGCAACTACATCATGGCGTCGGTCAACGACGAGCCGCTCCTCGCCGCCAAGGACCCGCAGCCGTTGCCCGGCTGCCGGGCCGCCTTCGCCGCCCACAACCTGCCGATCCCGCGTCAGGACGTCGTGGTCTTCTCCGACACCGTGAAGGTCTACACCTTCAGCCGGGCCAGCAGCGACTGGCGCCCCGCCGCCGGCACCTGGGAGATCAGCAACCGCTGGGAGTGCGACCCGCGGTGGTCGTTCTTCTCCGGCGTGCCCGACGCCTCGTCGCTCGCCGCCATCTGGAACAAGAACGCCTTCGACGGCGACGTGAGCGTGGAGTTCGCCGTCGGCCCGAAGATGGACACCTCGAAGGGCGGCACGGCCTACAAGTACACCCGCGATTTCAATGTGACAATCTGCGCGGACGGGCAGGACCTGAGCAGCGGCTACAGCTTCCTCTACGGAGGCTGGGACAACAAGGAGACAGCGATCACACGCGGCAACACCGTGGTGGCCCGCTGCGACTCGGTGATCCCACGCTCCTCCGGCATTCACCGCCGCTGGTTCTACCTCAAGGCCGAGAAGCGCGGGAACACTCTCAACTTCTTTGTGGACGGCGTGCGGGTGCTCACCTACAAGGATCCCGACCCGCTCCCGGGGAATCGAGTCGGCATCTGGACGTGGGGCAACGGCATCATGGTGAGCCGCGTGCGCATCAGCGCGAGGGCGCTGGGGGGCACGGAGCCGCCGGGTGCCGCCTACGCCCCCTGCCGCACACTCTACACGCCGTGAGCGTGCTGCACCCTGTCTCGCGCGCGGGCTAGCGGGTCACCCGTCTCGGGCGCACCTCAGCTCACTTCGCGCCCAGGCCCTCCCTCGTCATCCACCAGCAGCAGCAGTTGCTCGGTCTTGATCCGATCCTCGGCCGACGACTTCACCACGAGCACACGGGCTGTGCCCTTTCGCAGCACGTCCAGGCTCGGCACCCGTATCCGGCTCTGGCACATGGGGCAGTAGAGCGTGTGGTTGGCGGTCTCCGCCTTCACCAGCATGCGATACTGGCACGTGCAGGCCAGCACATAGCGCTCGGTCTCACGATAGGCCTTCTCGTTGACGGCTTGCCCGCCGGGCGGCACGAGCATGGCGCCTCCGCACGCGGGACAGCGAATCTGGAACCCCGCCATCCGCTCCTCGGCCACCAGCCGCTGGCCACACCCGCACTGGAACTTGAACCGCTTGCCCATCTCATCTCTCCTTCCCCGCACAGGGAATCCTACCCCACCCGGGCCGCCGTGTCAACTCGGCGGCCGGACGCCCAAGCCCGGCCGCATTACGCACTTGATCCGCCGCCTGCGCCGGCGTACCATGCCGCCCATGCCGCGGCGGGACTCGGCGAACGTGGCCGGCCCACCGCGCACACTGCAACACGAGAGGAGCCATCTCTGTGGCCAAGGATCGCCTGAATGTGGCTGTCATCGGGCTCGGGATGGGGCGCCATCACCTCAAGGACTACCACGCGAACCCCCGGGCGCGCGCCGTCGCCCTCTGCGACGTGGACACGGCGCGCCTGGCCCAGTTCGCCGCCGAATGCCAGATTCCCCAGGATCGCTGCTTCACCGACCATCGGGCGATGCTGGCCCAGGCCAGGGCGCTGGAACTCGACGCCGCCAGCGTGGCCCTGCCCAACGCCTTCCACGCTCCCGTGACGATTGACTGCCTGCGGGCCGGCCTGCACGTGCTGTGCGAGAAGCCCATGGCCATGAACGTGGCGCAGGCCAAGGCCATGCTGGCGGCCGCGAAGAAGGCCCGCCGGCGGCTCATGATCAACTTCTCCTACCGCTTCATGCCCCAGACCCGCTCGCTGAAGAGCTTCGTAGACAGCGGGGCCATCGGCGACATCTACTACGGGCGCACAGCCTGGTATCGCCGCCGCGGCCTGCCCGGCTTCGGCGGCTGGTTCGGCCAGAAGAAGCTCTCGGGCGGCGGGCCGATCATTGACCTCGGCGTGCACCGCATTGACATGGCCATGTGGCTCATGGGCAGCCCCAAGCCCGTGTCGGTGTCGGCCAGCACCTATAACGTCATCGGCGCGCGCATTGCGAAGGAGCTCAAGAAAGAGTTCGACGTTGAGGATATCGGCGGCGCCCTGATCCGCTTCGACAGCGGGGCCACGCTCATCGCCGAGGCGAGCTGGGCCGGCTTCACCCAGAAGCGCGAGGAGATGATCACCCAGCTCCTCGGCACCAAGGGCGGCCTCCTGCACTCCAACGTCAACGAGACCTACGAGTTCGAGGCCCGCCTCTTCACCGAGCACGACGGCGCGCTGTGGGAGGCGAAGCTCCAGCAGGGCCTCGTCCCCTGCCCCACCGCCTACCAGGAGTTCGTGGAAGCCTGCCTCGAGGGCCGCGAAACCATCGCTCCGGGCGAGCACGGCCTGGCCGTCCAGCAGATACTCGACGCCATCTACAAGTCGGCCGCCACGGGCAAGGAGGTGCGAGTCAGCCAGTGAGTTCCAAGCCGACCCTCGTCGCGGTGGCGGCTCACGCCGATGATGCCGAACTCAACGCCGGCGGCGCCCTGGCCAAGTGGTCCGACCAGGGCGGCGCCATCCACATTCTCATGGCCACCGACAACTGCTCGGGCTCGATCATTCCGCCGAACGGAGATGAGGCCGCCGCGCGCCGCCTGCCCCCGGCCGAGACCATGGCCATCCGCCGCCGCGAGCAGGAGGCCGCCGCCGCGCTCCTGGGCGCGCAGGTCCATTACCTCGACTATCCTCAGCGCCACTACTGGGACGGCCATCGGGCCGTCAGCATCGGCTATGGCCATGTCCCAGCCCCCGTCTCCGCCACCCTGTCTGCCACCCCGCACTCCGCAACCCGCGGCCCGCAGTTGCCCCCCCTCATCATCGCGTTCCAGCAGCCCGAGCACGTCGCGCGCCTGGCCGACCTCCTCGCGGCGCTCGAGCCCGACCTCGTGCTCACGCAGACCCCGCTCGACCTCGACCCCGAGCACCATGCGGTGGCCTCGATGGTCTGGCAGGCGTTCCAGCGCCGCAAGGCCGACCTGGCGCACGCGACGCTGCGTTTCTGGACCCCTGGCAGTTCGTGCCAGGGCGGGCTCCTCGACCCCGGTTACGACTGGATCGAAGACATCTCCGAGCACTACGAGCGCAAGCTCGCCCTCTGCCGCTGCCACGCCAGCCAGATGACGGCCCTGCGGCTGGACATGGTGGCCCGGCGCGCTGCCCAGTGGGGGCGCCGAATCGGTGTCCGTTATGCTGAACCCTTCAAGTCGGCCACTCTCTGAGCGAGCGGCATGGGCGTCCTGCCGCCTCCTCGGGGCCCTTGCCCTCGCCTGCGCCCTTGGAGGCTGCAAGAGGGACTCCGAGGCCGAGGGCCGTGACCCAGCCCACTGCGTCGTGCCTGCCCCACGCCAGTTCGAACTGAGCGGCGAACAGCCGCTCGGACCCGCCGTGCT from Planctomycetota bacterium includes these protein-coding regions:
- a CDS encoding Gfo/Idh/MocA family oxidoreductase, producing MAKDRLNVAVIGLGMGRHHLKDYHANPRARAVALCDVDTARLAQFAAECQIPQDRCFTDHRAMLAQARALELDAASVALPNAFHAPVTIDCLRAGLHVLCEKPMAMNVAQAKAMLAAAKKARRRLMINFSYRFMPQTRSLKSFVDSGAIGDIYYGRTAWYRRRGLPGFGGWFGQKKLSGGGPIIDLGVHRIDMAMWLMGSPKPVSVSASTYNVIGARIAKELKKEFDVEDIGGALIRFDSGATLIAEASWAGFTQKREEMITQLLGTKGGLLHSNVNETYEFEARLFTEHDGALWEAKLQQGLVPCPTAYQEFVEACLEGRETIAPGEHGLAVQQILDAIYKSAATGKEVRVSQ
- a CDS encoding PIG-L family deacetylase encodes the protein MSSKPTLVAVAAHADDAELNAGGALAKWSDQGGAIHILMATDNCSGSIIPPNGDEAAARRLPPAETMAIRRREQEAAAALLGAQVHYLDYPQRHYWDGHRAVSIGYGHVPAPVSATLSATPHSATRGPQLPPLIIAFQQPEHVARLADLLAALEPDLVLTQTPLDLDPEHHAVASMVWQAFQRRKADLAHATLRFWTPGSSCQGGLLDPGYDWIEDISEHYERKLALCRCHASQMTALRLDMVARRAAQWGRRIGVRYAEPFKSATL